Proteins co-encoded in one Kribbella qitaiheensis genomic window:
- a CDS encoding DedA family protein, which produces MNRLTDWLLGLHGLAVYGLVGLLVFAEDALFVGFVLPGETAAVLGGVAASQSHASLPVMIVVVVSAAIVGDSVGYEVGRHLGPRILRTRLLKRRSDRINAAREQLARRGGAAVFLGRFVAFLRATMPALAGTAGMRYPKFLAFNAAGGLVWGTGVVLVGYLAGNSYATVEKTFGRATALIAVTFIVIAYATWRIRRRAARRTDTSSRQP; this is translated from the coding sequence ATGAACCGGCTGACCGACTGGCTCCTGGGCCTGCACGGCCTTGCCGTCTACGGGCTGGTCGGTCTGCTCGTGTTCGCCGAAGACGCACTGTTCGTCGGCTTCGTCCTGCCCGGCGAAACCGCGGCGGTGCTCGGCGGTGTCGCGGCCAGCCAGAGCCACGCGTCGCTTCCTGTGATGATCGTCGTGGTGGTCAGCGCCGCGATCGTCGGGGACAGCGTCGGCTACGAGGTCGGCCGCCACCTCGGACCCCGAATCCTTCGCACCCGCCTACTCAAGCGTCGCAGCGACCGGATCAACGCCGCCCGCGAACAGCTCGCGCGGCGCGGCGGCGCGGCGGTGTTCCTGGGACGGTTCGTGGCCTTCCTCCGCGCCACCATGCCCGCCCTGGCCGGTACCGCAGGCATGCGCTACCCGAAGTTCCTGGCCTTCAACGCCGCCGGCGGCCTGGTTTGGGGAACCGGCGTGGTTCTGGTCGGCTACCTCGCCGGCAACTCCTACGCCACCGTCGAGAAAACCTTCGGCCGCGCCACCGCCCTCATCGCCGTGACCTTCATCGTCATCGCCTACGCCACTTGGCGGATCCGGCGCCGCGCGGCCCGGCGAACCGACACCTCGAGCCGGCAACCGTGA
- a CDS encoding phosphatase PAP2 family protein, producing MNHWLFEQINAFAKATPWLHTPAQIYAGYGVVLFAFLLLAGWWIARRTGDVSRVAAAITAGGATLLALAVNQPIVHAVNEARPYSSLHNILVLANRSSDASFPSDHATMAGAVAVGLWLVNRRLGIIATIAAVLMAFTRVYIAAHYPGDVAAGLLLGGLVAVVTWLVIRRPLTRLVGALAGTPLRLVLVAAVHPQLS from the coding sequence GTGAACCACTGGCTGTTTGAGCAGATCAACGCCTTCGCCAAGGCCACGCCTTGGCTGCACACGCCGGCACAGATCTACGCCGGGTACGGCGTGGTCTTGTTCGCCTTCCTGCTCCTGGCCGGCTGGTGGATCGCCCGCCGGACCGGCGACGTGTCGCGGGTCGCGGCTGCCATCACCGCGGGCGGTGCCACTTTGCTCGCTCTGGCGGTCAACCAGCCCATCGTGCACGCGGTCAACGAGGCTCGCCCCTACTCGTCGCTGCACAACATCCTCGTCCTGGCCAACCGCAGTAGCGACGCCTCGTTCCCCTCCGATCACGCCACCATGGCCGGTGCCGTCGCCGTCGGCCTGTGGCTCGTGAACCGGCGGCTCGGCATCATCGCAACAATCGCCGCAGTCCTGATGGCGTTCACCCGGGTTTACATCGCCGCGCACTACCCGGGCGACGTGGCCGCCGGGCTGCTGCTCGGCGGCCTGGTCGCTGTCGTCACCTGGCTGGTCATCCGCAGACCGCTCACCCGTCTGGTCGGGGCGCTGGCCGGGACACCGCTGCGCCTGGTCCTGGTGGCTGCAGTTCACCCGCAGCTGTCATGA
- a CDS encoding BlaI/MecI/CopY family transcriptional regulator, translating into MASRGQTRGRGDLEQQVYAALAAGGGPMTTADVRDALGSELAYTTVMTVLARMQTKGLATRIRAGRSYAYSAVVDAAEVTAHQIHRLLDARGDRAAVLTRFARGLSPEESQLLLDLLGPDAEPEQT; encoded by the coding sequence GTGGCTTCCCGAGGGCAGACCCGCGGCCGCGGTGATCTGGAACAGCAGGTGTACGCGGCGCTCGCCGCGGGTGGTGGTCCGATGACCACGGCCGACGTGCGTGACGCGCTCGGTAGCGAGCTTGCCTACACGACGGTGATGACGGTGCTGGCCCGGATGCAAACCAAGGGCTTGGCGACCAGGATCCGCGCCGGGCGGTCGTATGCCTACAGTGCGGTGGTGGATGCGGCCGAGGTGACCGCCCATCAGATCCATCGCCTGCTGGATGCCCGCGGAGATCGTGCGGCGGTGCTGACCCGCTTCGCCCGTGGACTGTCGCCCGAGGAGTCCCAGTTGCTGCTGGACCTGCTCGGTCCCGACGCCGAGCCGGAGCAGACATGA
- a CDS encoding M56 family metallopeptidase: MTSAAVVGIVVIFLYALAAPALCRALAPAVATRILVPASVFAAASGAFILAVLAFTWIGQFPLIAARGAWSPTRLRSDSPIPAGLAVVSGVLVALAAISVVWTVTRRVHALLEVYRACRDLTAVGGLIVLNDARPDAFTTPQPAGRVVVTSGLLRALGDRERRVLLAHEASHLAHRHAWWNLAADLAAALNPLLRPTARALATAAERWADEDAAQTVCDRRLVAATLVRVAQLQTRFPATARRTAITVAGPAATGGDVAVRVRALLAPPPRRRPVVVAAIVTALLIGSLPAAAVQHTGEALFEHAAQPAVSRHT; the protein is encoded by the coding sequence ATGACCAGCGCAGCGGTGGTCGGGATCGTGGTGATCTTCTTGTACGCGCTCGCTGCCCCGGCGTTGTGTCGCGCGCTGGCGCCGGCGGTGGCGACTCGGATCCTCGTCCCGGCCAGCGTGTTCGCCGCCGCGAGCGGGGCGTTCATCCTCGCGGTCCTGGCGTTCACGTGGATCGGCCAGTTCCCGCTGATCGCCGCGCGGGGAGCCTGGTCACCGACGAGATTGCGCAGCGACAGCCCGATTCCGGCCGGGCTGGCCGTGGTCAGTGGAGTGCTGGTCGCGCTGGCGGCGATCTCGGTCGTGTGGACCGTTACTCGCCGGGTGCACGCGCTGCTCGAGGTGTACCGGGCGTGCCGTGACCTCACTGCGGTCGGTGGACTCATCGTGTTGAACGATGCGCGTCCGGATGCGTTCACCACTCCGCAGCCGGCGGGCCGGGTAGTGGTGACCAGCGGTCTGCTGCGGGCCCTGGGCGATCGTGAGCGGCGGGTGCTGCTCGCGCATGAGGCGTCGCATCTGGCGCATCGTCATGCCTGGTGGAACCTGGCTGCAGACCTCGCCGCGGCGCTGAACCCGCTGCTGCGGCCGACGGCACGGGCCCTGGCGACGGCGGCGGAACGGTGGGCCGACGAGGACGCGGCACAGACCGTTTGCGACCGGCGCCTGGTCGCGGCAACGCTAGTCCGGGTTGCGCAGCTACAGACCCGCTTCCCCGCAACTGCCCGGCGTACTGCAATCACTGTGGCTGGACCGGCGGCGACCGGTGGTGACGTCGCTGTGCGCGTCCGTGCACTCCTGGCACCGCCGCCCCGCCGTCGGCCGGTGGTGGTCGCCGCCATCGTCACGGCGCTGCTGATCGGCTCCCTGCCCGCGGCCGCGGTCCAGCACACCGGCGAGGCCCTGTTCGAACACGCCGCTCAGCCCGCGGTTAGTCGCCACACCTGA
- a CDS encoding GH39 family glycosyl hydrolase, giving the protein MSTMRRVCVALGTALLIGASLVAQPAQAATATVTADFNANTDFPLTKSKFGVFNSGYVSLARWQRDAPRLATLRPARVRWEMMWGNEQHDWAPMITGSAASPQYNFSQVDQLVDLINNAGAQPVPALTYTPGILKPAGGSWNNPPSNPSVWANQIVPAFASHWKQTGRRIGSYEIWNEPDLPGVFWTGNQAQYLDLYRDASRALRAANPDAYVEGPALCCVGWSGPFVNRVLSDNLPLDGFSFHAYGDATNGSLENNYRNATDSGLTAYRMASVDNNLNEYNWTNDFTAPTDVITYRGAAEMLKSYKALLAKPWITHVEWAQFQDPVCASTCDVIGLLDRDGHKRAAYNAFQLYANMPVERKQLNISGAVDGMASSDGHKSGMLLWNTSGTEQSVSAALNNVPFANGNFRVYRIDAQHASYEDNHANEHLTPVEQRLGTSTAGLNWSGTIPDHGTVYLEAEDGTGTDSLAAVSLGNVVRSNHYIPNHGKPSYASFDQRTWTAALGMAGETWADVASGTVASNLPANLRVRLQASGNFQQLDANSLLGMRIDFQTAGGYTKGVLIHGGLYNSGRSAPEPWGTQRQPDQVITVANFSDFTINLPNLAPPGWTGRATLSFHLQNSGPNTRITANIRAA; this is encoded by the coding sequence ATGAGCACAATGCGACGGGTATGCGTGGCACTCGGAACCGCGCTCCTGATTGGGGCCTCGCTCGTGGCCCAACCCGCCCAGGCCGCCACCGCTACGGTGACCGCCGACTTCAACGCCAACACCGACTTCCCCCTCACCAAGAGCAAGTTCGGCGTCTTCAACAGCGGCTACGTGTCGCTGGCCCGGTGGCAGCGCGACGCCCCGCGGCTCGCCACCCTCCGCCCGGCGCGGGTGCGCTGGGAGATGATGTGGGGCAACGAACAACACGACTGGGCGCCGATGATCACCGGATCGGCCGCCAGCCCGCAGTACAACTTCAGCCAGGTCGACCAGCTCGTCGACCTCATCAACAACGCCGGCGCGCAACCGGTACCCGCCCTCACCTACACCCCGGGCATCCTCAAACCGGCCGGCGGATCTTGGAACAACCCGCCCAGCAACCCCTCGGTCTGGGCCAACCAGATCGTGCCCGCCTTCGCCAGTCACTGGAAACAGACCGGTCGCCGCATCGGCTCCTACGAGATCTGGAACGAGCCCGACCTGCCGGGCGTCTTCTGGACCGGCAACCAAGCCCAGTACCTCGACCTCTATCGCGACGCCTCGCGCGCCCTGCGAGCCGCCAATCCCGACGCCTACGTCGAAGGCCCGGCGCTGTGCTGCGTCGGATGGTCAGGGCCATTCGTCAACCGCGTACTGTCGGACAACCTCCCGCTCGACGGGTTCTCCTTCCACGCCTATGGTGATGCCACCAACGGCAGCCTCGAGAACAACTACCGCAACGCCACCGACTCAGGGCTGACCGCCTACCGGATGGCGTCGGTCGACAACAACCTCAACGAATACAACTGGACCAACGACTTCACCGCCCCCACCGACGTCATCACCTACCGCGGCGCAGCCGAGATGTTGAAGAGCTACAAGGCGCTGCTGGCCAAGCCCTGGATCACCCACGTCGAATGGGCCCAGTTCCAAGATCCCGTCTGCGCCAGCACCTGCGACGTCATCGGGCTGCTCGACCGCGACGGCCACAAACGCGCTGCCTACAACGCCTTCCAGCTCTACGCCAACATGCCCGTCGAGCGCAAACAGCTCAACATCAGCGGCGCCGTCGACGGAATGGCCTCCTCCGACGGCCACAAGTCCGGCATGCTGCTGTGGAACACCTCCGGTACAGAACAGTCCGTGTCTGCTGCACTGAACAACGTTCCCTTCGCCAACGGCAACTTCCGCGTCTACCGCATCGACGCACAACACGCCAGCTACGAAGACAATCACGCCAATGAACACCTGACGCCGGTCGAACAACGGCTCGGCACCAGCACCGCCGGTCTCAACTGGTCCGGAACCATCCCCGACCACGGCACCGTCTACCTGGAAGCTGAGGACGGCACCGGCACCGACTCCCTCGCCGCCGTCAGCCTGGGCAACGTTGTCCGAAGCAACCATTACATCCCCAACCACGGCAAACCCAGCTATGCGAGCTTCGACCAGCGCACCTGGACAGCAGCACTCGGCATGGCCGGCGAAACCTGGGCCGACGTCGCGTCCGGCACCGTCGCTTCCAACCTGCCCGCCAACCTGCGCGTCCGCCTCCAAGCCAGCGGCAACTTCCAGCAACTCGACGCCAACAGCCTGCTCGGCATGAGAATCGACTTCCAGACAGCCGGCGGATACACCAAGGGCGTACTGATTCACGGCGGCCTCTACAACAGCGGCCGATCAGCACCCGAGCCATGGGGCACCCAGCGCCAACCCGACCAAGTCATCACCGTCGCAAACTTCTCCGACTTCACCATCAACCTACCCAACCTCGCACCACCCGGCTGGACCGGACGAGCCACCCTCAGCTTCCACCTCCAAAACAGCGGCCCCAACACCCGAATCACCGCAAACATCCGAGCAGCCTGA
- a CDS encoding glycoside hydrolase family 2 protein has product MPTPLQDHHPRPLLARADWQDLTGEWQFAHDDSDVGLAEHWQRRTDVFDRTITVPYPPESPASGIHDTGYHPVLWYRRVLHVTAPSPGRRLVLRFGAVDYRADVWVNGEHVVSHEGGQTPFAADITDSLTGDGEQVVVVRAWDDPHDLEQPRGKQDWQEQPHVIWYERTSGIWQPVWLEEVPGDHIESLLFTPSEPPGSFDVEVRLTRHSNQPVKVSIQLHLNDRTLVDDTWTVTGSLLRRRLTIQDNSFEAEPHHLLWSPEQPTLCDATVTVDGAGGVDRVESYLGFRTVGTDQHSFLLNGRPYYLRLALAQGYWPQSHLAAPSADTLRAEVELIKQLGFNGIRTHQKAEDPRFLYWCDRLGVLVCADSAATYSYSRRSLARSTREWMEIVERDAGHPCVVAWVAFNESWGVAQVASSEQQRDAVHGLYRLLKALDPSRPVIGNDGWEYVAGDLLGIHDYTHDPDTIHQRYANEDRVKNTVENGRPGGKQLTLGDASTAVPVPVLLSEFGGFTHAPDDPTTWSGYGVTDSPEQLLERLAALLEAVHGSTGLAGFCYTQLADTVQERNGLLTEDRKPKADLSLIAQIITGPAPLATQPTSPDRR; this is encoded by the coding sequence ATGCCGACGCCCTTGCAAGACCATCACCCGCGTCCCCTACTGGCCCGCGCCGACTGGCAAGACCTCACCGGAGAGTGGCAGTTCGCCCACGACGACTCCGACGTCGGACTAGCCGAACACTGGCAGCGCCGTACAGACGTCTTCGACCGCACCATCACCGTGCCGTATCCGCCGGAGTCGCCTGCCAGCGGCATCCACGACACCGGCTACCACCCGGTGCTCTGGTATCGCCGGGTGCTTCACGTGACCGCTCCCTCGCCCGGCCGTCGCCTGGTACTGCGGTTCGGCGCCGTCGACTATCGCGCCGATGTCTGGGTCAATGGCGAGCACGTCGTCAGTCACGAAGGCGGCCAGACTCCCTTCGCTGCGGACATCACCGACTCGCTGACCGGCGACGGAGAACAGGTAGTGGTGGTCCGCGCCTGGGACGATCCTCACGACCTCGAGCAACCCCGCGGCAAGCAGGACTGGCAGGAACAGCCACACGTCATCTGGTACGAGCGCACCTCCGGCATCTGGCAGCCAGTCTGGCTCGAAGAGGTCCCGGGAGACCACATCGAAAGCCTTCTCTTCACACCCAGCGAGCCGCCCGGCAGCTTCGACGTCGAGGTACGGCTGACCAGACACAGCAACCAGCCGGTCAAGGTGTCGATCCAACTGCACCTGAACGACCGGACCCTGGTCGACGACACCTGGACCGTGACCGGCAGCCTGCTCCGCCGTCGGCTGACGATCCAGGACAACAGCTTCGAAGCAGAGCCCCATCACCTGCTGTGGTCACCCGAGCAGCCGACCCTCTGCGATGCCACTGTCACAGTCGACGGTGCGGGCGGAGTCGACAGGGTCGAGAGCTACCTCGGCTTCCGCACGGTCGGCACCGATCAGCACTCCTTCCTCCTCAACGGACGCCCGTACTACCTGCGGCTCGCCCTAGCGCAAGGATATTGGCCGCAGTCGCACCTGGCAGCACCCAGCGCCGACACCTTGCGCGCCGAGGTCGAGCTGATCAAACAACTCGGATTCAACGGCATTCGGACGCACCAGAAGGCTGAAGACCCGCGCTTCCTGTACTGGTGTGACCGCCTGGGCGTGCTGGTGTGTGCCGACTCGGCCGCAACCTACTCGTACAGCAGGCGGTCACTGGCTCGCAGTACCCGCGAGTGGATGGAGATCGTCGAACGCGACGCCGGCCATCCCTGTGTCGTCGCGTGGGTCGCGTTCAACGAGAGTTGGGGCGTTGCCCAGGTCGCGAGCTCCGAGCAGCAGCGCGACGCGGTCCACGGCCTCTACCGCCTGCTCAAGGCGCTCGACCCGTCCCGGCCGGTGATCGGCAACGACGGCTGGGAGTACGTGGCCGGTGATCTGCTGGGCATTCACGACTACACGCACGATCCGGACACGATCCACCAGCGGTACGCCAATGAAGACCGCGTCAAGAACACCGTGGAGAACGGCCGGCCAGGGGGAAAGCAACTCACTCTCGGCGACGCTAGTACCGCGGTCCCGGTCCCGGTCCTGCTCAGCGAGTTCGGTGGCTTCACCCACGCACCGGACGATCCCACCACCTGGAGCGGATATGGGGTTACCGACTCCCCCGAACAGCTCCTCGAGCGGCTGGCAGCGCTTCTCGAAGCCGTGCACGGATCCACCGGCCTGGCCGGATTCTGCTACACCCAGCTCGCGGACACCGTCCAGGAACGCAACGGCCTCCTGACCGAAGACCGCAAACCCAAGGCCGACCTCTCCCTGATCGCACAGATCATCACCGGGCCCGCCCCGCTAGCCACACAACCGACCAGCCCGGATCGGAGGTGA
- a CDS encoding GH39 family glycosyl hydrolase, whose product MKTPATIATIRVHPASRADHPLSKSKFAVFNSGIVHAATYHRDAAALRAAQPESVRIDIGWGADWIGYERPISEPSRDGFAYDFSELDEIGAFLNDLGIRPYWSYCYIPSPYQPRGGDWRDLADDDGGWVDMISAYVEGAYERGVTVGYHEVYNEPDLRDERTGEAVFFGGDLDDYLALYRATASAIRKADPDTPVGGPALASVLANEHWIPAFLDLVTAEDLPLDFFSFHHYGTHSIQTALDKVLQHLENRPELGDVEVHLNEYNSYPVDYPLGGAQDTHHLAAALLADFATLLAAPGLTKVSWAQFLDSGHGNYSGMVTIDGRPKPVLSAYEFYQNMPVDRCVVDLDGPPEVGALAGSENGRFAVAIWNRAARTVQIQLDTGEGDYDAAALRRIDAEHDGSEVEHAAVERNWTFELPRGGVVLLELTGSVHHPHSAAPVGEVRRVRHQYTGRRTSAWADLEEATTTFRLGTASDPQAVPLIAADLVGCGPSVTVTGGVTDAAGSAVPQASLAVRFDGPTASRELQLGTDTAMRSATVELAAVGAEHGEVRVTVTLQDAPPHTFAVVHLG is encoded by the coding sequence TTGAAGACACCTGCCACTATCGCGACCATCCGGGTGCACCCGGCCAGTCGCGCCGACCACCCCCTTTCCAAGTCCAAGTTCGCCGTCTTCAACAGTGGCATCGTGCACGCGGCGACCTATCATCGCGACGCCGCGGCGTTGCGGGCCGCACAGCCGGAGTCGGTGCGCATCGACATCGGCTGGGGCGCGGACTGGATCGGCTACGAGCGCCCGATCAGCGAACCGTCGCGCGACGGCTTCGCCTATGACTTCTCCGAGCTCGACGAGATCGGTGCCTTCCTCAACGATCTCGGCATTCGCCCCTACTGGTCGTACTGCTATATCCCGTCGCCCTACCAGCCTCGGGGCGGCGACTGGCGGGATCTGGCGGACGACGACGGCGGCTGGGTCGACATGATCAGCGCCTACGTCGAAGGCGCGTACGAGCGCGGTGTCACAGTCGGGTACCACGAGGTCTACAACGAACCTGACCTGCGCGACGAACGAACCGGCGAAGCGGTGTTCTTCGGGGGTGACCTCGACGATTATCTCGCGCTGTACCGGGCCACCGCGTCGGCGATCCGCAAGGCCGATCCGGACACGCCAGTAGGCGGTCCGGCGCTGGCATCGGTACTGGCCAACGAGCACTGGATCCCGGCTTTCCTCGACCTGGTAACGGCCGAGGACCTGCCGCTGGACTTCTTCTCGTTCCACCACTACGGAACCCACAGCATCCAGACCGCGCTGGACAAGGTTCTGCAGCATCTGGAGAACCGACCAGAACTAGGCGACGTTGAGGTGCACCTCAACGAGTACAACTCCTACCCGGTCGACTATCCGCTCGGCGGCGCACAGGACACGCATCACCTGGCGGCCGCTCTGCTGGCCGACTTCGCCACCTTGCTGGCGGCCCCCGGACTGACCAAGGTGAGCTGGGCGCAGTTCCTCGACAGCGGACACGGCAACTACTCGGGAATGGTCACCATCGACGGGCGACCCAAGCCTGTGCTGAGCGCCTACGAGTTCTACCAGAACATGCCGGTGGACCGCTGCGTCGTGGACCTCGACGGACCGCCCGAAGTGGGAGCATTGGCCGGTTCCGAGAACGGCCGGTTCGCGGTGGCGATCTGGAACCGAGCAGCGCGGACGGTACAGATCCAGCTCGACACGGGCGAAGGCGACTATGACGCTGCCGCGCTACGCCGGATCGACGCCGAACACGACGGTAGTGAGGTCGAGCACGCGGCTGTCGAGCGAAATTGGACGTTTGAACTGCCCCGCGGTGGAGTCGTTCTGCTCGAACTGACCGGCTCCGTCCACCACCCCCACAGCGCAGCGCCAGTCGGCGAGGTTCGCCGGGTCCGGCACCAGTACACGGGTCGGCGGACCTCCGCGTGGGCCGACCTCGAAGAGGCCACCACCACGTTCCGCCTCGGCACCGCGTCCGATCCACAGGCAGTCCCGTTGATCGCAGCGGACCTCGTCGGCTGCGGCCCATCGGTCACCGTCACCGGCGGAGTCACCGACGCTGCAGGTTCAGCCGTCCCCCAGGCGTCCCTCGCCGTGCGCTTCGACGGACCCACCGCGAGTCGGGAACTTCAGCTCGGCACCGACACCGCGATGAGGTCGGCCACAGTGGAACTCGCCGCCGTCGGCGCCGAGCACGGTGAAGTCCGCGTCACGGTCACGCTCCAGGACGCACCTCCCCACACCTTCGCCGTAGTTCACCTCGGCTAG
- a CDS encoding carbohydrate ABC transporter permease: MTVTEPIAHVVPTPDRAPTGGGKPVARKRAKAGVYHTAMTVLVILYILPVLWAVSMSLRTDAHMFDADQLIPHPITFDHYANLLAILPDFGRYVGNTVLIAVVGTAGTLLSSSLAGYALARFTFPGQRALLMVILLTLMVPAQVTLIPQYVIFRNLGWIDTPLPIIVPMLFGSALPTFFFRQFFLTLPQELEDAAAVDGAGRWRTFFAVMAPLAGPAYLAMGLLTFVQLWNSFFVNSIYLQDQSQWVLTQALQSLVGRYNSQYGEIMAGVTLVSLPIVVGYIFVQRWVVRGIAFSGVAN; this comes from the coding sequence ATGACCGTGACCGAGCCCATCGCTCACGTCGTACCAACTCCGGACCGGGCTCCGACCGGCGGCGGCAAACCGGTAGCCCGCAAGCGGGCGAAGGCAGGCGTCTATCACACCGCGATGACCGTGCTGGTGATCCTCTACATCCTGCCGGTGCTGTGGGCTGTCTCGATGTCGCTGCGCACCGACGCGCACATGTTCGACGCCGACCAGTTGATCCCTCACCCGATCACGTTCGACCATTACGCCAACCTGCTGGCCATTTTGCCTGATTTCGGGCGCTATGTCGGCAATACCGTCCTGATCGCCGTCGTGGGTACGGCCGGAACCTTGCTGTCCAGCTCCCTGGCCGGCTATGCCCTGGCCCGCTTCACGTTTCCGGGGCAGCGGGCGCTGCTGATGGTGATCCTGTTGACCTTGATGGTGCCGGCCCAGGTGACCCTCATTCCGCAGTACGTGATCTTCCGCAACCTGGGGTGGATCGACACTCCGCTACCGATCATCGTGCCGATGCTGTTCGGCAGCGCCTTGCCCACCTTCTTCTTCCGCCAGTTCTTCCTCACCCTGCCGCAGGAGCTGGAAGACGCGGCGGCGGTCGATGGGGCGGGACGCTGGCGCACCTTCTTCGCGGTGATGGCGCCGCTGGCCGGACCGGCCTATCTGGCCATGGGGCTGCTGACCTTCGTCCAGTTGTGGAACAGCTTCTTCGTCAACTCCATCTACCTACAGGACCAGAGCCAGTGGGTACTCACCCAGGCACTGCAGAGCCTGGTCGGCCGCTACAACAGCCAGTACGGCGAAATCATGGCCGGAGTCACTCTCGTCTCCCTGCCGATCGTCGTCGGTTACATCTTCGTGCAGCGCTGGGTCGTTCGCGGTATCGCCTTCAGCGGCGTTGCCAACTGA
- a CDS encoding carbohydrate ABC transporter permease, translated as MQTSPDTRRRHNPRRREAGTALLFLLPQLFGLVAFIGLPLGVSLYYSFTHWDLVAPAPTWIGWDNWAHLTDDERIPKVLWNTVKFILTGTTSFLLFSLLAALVAYRPRRGVAAYRALLFLPYVLSQIAVGIVWRWMFNTESGPINGAFEVFGLTGPEWLLDPRTAMASIALVTTWQGLGYGMTLYIAALHGVPDALPEAAKIDGANAWQRFRHVLLPMISPTVLFLMVTSLIGALQLFDPVVAMTASGGGIAAAGGPEDSTRTVVLYMYNQMFNYNERLSGLGYAAAIAWVLALLTFLLTLGQWAFSKRWVFYAGETTSTKGGRG; from the coding sequence ATGCAGACGTCACCTGACACGCGGCGGCGCCACAATCCCCGCCGCCGCGAGGCGGGCACCGCCCTGCTGTTCCTCCTGCCACAACTCTTCGGGCTGGTTGCTTTCATCGGGCTCCCACTCGGGGTGTCGCTCTACTACTCCTTCACGCACTGGGACCTGGTCGCACCCGCACCTACCTGGATCGGCTGGGACAACTGGGCTCACCTGACCGACGACGAGCGGATCCCGAAGGTGCTGTGGAACACCGTCAAGTTCATCCTGACCGGGACGACCAGCTTCCTGCTGTTCTCCTTGCTGGCTGCCCTGGTCGCCTACCGGCCGCGTCGCGGAGTGGCGGCGTACCGCGCTCTGCTGTTCCTGCCCTACGTGTTGTCGCAGATCGCGGTCGGCATCGTGTGGCGGTGGATGTTCAACACCGAGTCAGGGCCGATCAACGGCGCCTTCGAGGTGTTCGGGCTCACCGGCCCTGAGTGGTTACTCGACCCCCGAACGGCGATGGCCTCGATCGCACTGGTCACCACCTGGCAGGGCCTTGGATACGGCATGACGCTGTACATCGCCGCCCTGCACGGCGTTCCGGATGCGTTGCCAGAGGCCGCGAAGATCGACGGCGCCAATGCCTGGCAGCGATTCCGGCACGTGTTGCTGCCGATGATCTCGCCGACAGTGCTGTTCTTGATGGTCACCTCACTGATCGGTGCGCTGCAGCTGTTCGACCCGGTGGTGGCCATGACGGCCTCAGGCGGCGGCATCGCGGCGGCCGGTGGCCCCGAGGACTCCACTCGCACGGTGGTGCTCTACATGTACAACCAGATGTTCAACTACAACGAGCGTCTGTCCGGCCTGGGGTATGCCGCAGCCATCGCATGGGTGCTCGCGCTGCTCACATTCCTGCTCACTCTTGGGCAGTGGGCCTTCAGCAAGCGCTGGGTCTTCTACGCCGGCGAAACCACCTCGACGAAAGGCGGCCGGGGATGA